Proteins encoded within one genomic window of Paraglaciecola psychrophila 170:
- a CDS encoding EAL domain-containing protein, which translates to MYLGSTKQFWVEALIRWNNSTLGFMSPEKFIALAQERGLIYELGGWVIETPFIQ; encoded by the coding sequence ATATATTTAGGTAGTACAAAACAGTTTTGGGTTGAAGCGCTAATACGCTGGAATAACTCAACATTAGGATTTATGTCGCCTGAAAAATTTATTGCCCTTGCACAAGAGAGAGGATTAATTTATGAATTAGGGGGCTGGGTCATTGAAACCCCATTCATACAATGA
- a CDS encoding EAL domain-containing protein yields MALNLSAKQIEDKLFVAELKLLVISTMLTALSYLKNLPIQTHKLGKSFIDNLEKDIDDTKICKTAISLSHDLGLRFVAEGVEAKEQAKYLPDNGCDVLQGY; encoded by the coding sequence ATGGCTCTTAATTTATCTGCCAAGCAAATCGAGGACAAACTGTTTGTGGCTGAGTTGAAGTTATTGGTCATAAGTACAATGTTGACAGCGCTATCATATTTAAAAAACCTGCCTATACAAACTCACAAGCTAGGTAAGTCTTTTATTGACAACTTAGAGAAAGATATTGATGACACCAAAATTTGTAAAACCGCAATATCACTAAGTCACGATTTAGGTTTACGCTTTGTTGCTGAAGGAGTGGAAGCAAAGGAGCAGGCTAAATATCTTCCTGACAACGGTTGCGACGTGCTTCAAGGCTATTAA
- a CDS encoding serine hydrolase domain-containing protein, giving the protein MKFILSLMVCFTLMACQSTVVDAKNTANAAESVGFSSQRLDRIAPAMQRYIDQGKLAGTLTLVARNGKIVYLNAQGMQDKEAGIAMTEDTIFRIYSMTKPVTAVAAMTLWEQGKFHMFDPIAKYLPELANMKVYVSGSGDDMIVEDAKSPIRIIDLFMHTSGFSYGFSNSEVDKLYQKMLSKPDELNRDNILTKFAELPLTHQPGTAWNYGVSTDIIGFLVEKLSGKKLGEYMQETIFSPLGMKDTGFYVPADKVDRLTQIYTADKTGQTIVMEKEPVGDFMSDPKIHNAGGGLVSTMQDYFTFAQMMLNGGEINGVRILGRKTVEYMSSNHLPKNLIPYSKTSQGEGYGLAMSVTVDPEMTGFMTSKGDFGWGGAASTYFRVDPEEQILMISMAQFVPIGFHRYHDDFRNLVYQALID; this is encoded by the coding sequence ATGAAGTTTATTCTTAGTTTAATGGTTTGCTTTACGTTGATGGCTTGCCAGTCAACAGTGGTCGACGCTAAAAACACAGCAAACGCAGCAGAATCAGTAGGATTTTCATCACAACGCCTAGATAGAATTGCTCCCGCCATGCAACGTTATATCGACCAAGGAAAGCTAGCAGGCACCCTCACTTTAGTCGCCCGAAATGGCAAGATTGTTTACTTAAATGCTCAAGGTATGCAAGATAAAGAAGCTGGCATTGCCATGACTGAAGACACCATTTTCAGAATTTATTCAATGACTAAACCGGTGACTGCAGTAGCTGCTATGACCCTTTGGGAACAAGGCAAATTTCATATGTTTGACCCCATTGCTAAGTACTTACCTGAACTTGCCAATATGAAAGTCTATGTCAGTGGATCAGGTGATGACATGATAGTAGAAGATGCTAAGTCACCTATCCGTATTATTGACCTGTTTATGCATACGTCTGGTTTTAGCTACGGTTTTAGCAATAGTGAAGTCGACAAGCTGTATCAAAAAATGCTGTCTAAACCTGACGAGTTGAATCGCGATAATATATTAACTAAATTTGCCGAATTACCTCTGACTCATCAACCTGGCACTGCTTGGAATTATGGTGTTTCTACCGATATAATTGGCTTCTTAGTTGAAAAACTCAGTGGTAAAAAACTGGGAGAATACATGCAAGAAACGATATTTAGCCCCCTGGGAATGAAGGACACAGGTTTTTATGTACCTGCGGATAAAGTTGACAGACTCACGCAAATCTATACTGCTGACAAAACAGGTCAAACTATCGTCATGGAAAAGGAACCCGTGGGTGATTTTATGAGCGACCCCAAAATCCATAATGCGGGTGGCGGTTTAGTCTCTACCATGCAAGATTATTTTACCTTTGCACAAATGATGCTTAATGGAGGCGAAATTAATGGTGTGAGGATCTTAGGCAGGAAAACGGTTGAATATATGAGCAGTAACCATTTGCCCAAAAATTTAATACCTTACAGTAAAACGTCTCAAGGTGAGGGATATGGTCTTGCGATGTCCGTCACAGTAGATCCTGAAATGACTGGTTTTATGACGTCTAAAGGAGACTTTGGTTGGGGTGGTGCAGCATCAACTTACTTTAGAGTCGACCCAGAAGAGCAAATTTTGATGATCTCCATGGCGCAATTTGTACCTATTGGTTTTCACCGTTATCACGATGATTTTAGAAATTTAGTTTATCAAGCGTTGATAGATTAA
- a CDS encoding adenylate/guanylate cyclase domain-containing protein — translation MRRIRQEITCIFVDIQDSSYKKSRLDYQNVIDIMADFLTETSLILTVHDVKVGAYLGDGLMAFCDAKDSQKRFIDAAYKILEMREKKDMFYKKNWRSSFNICIGVQTGFASLGYFPCKEFRHCTAMGDTVNLASRFCSLAETNSICADQGFYLENKGAITNFKLTPKTSLNSIKGYEGEQFNLVHATPKLYNEPSHDLCPNCSGLIETTSLFDEHEIRKCNVCDFGKLSPVTFQLRGLRHLKNRMRYLFRHRWWSNLNLQITGSFIS, via the coding sequence ATGAGACGCATTCGCCAAGAGATTACCTGCATTTTTGTCGATATCCAAGATTCAAGTTATAAAAAATCCCGCTTAGATTACCAGAATGTTATTGACATAATGGCTGATTTTTTAACAGAAACTAGTCTCATTCTCACCGTTCACGATGTCAAAGTTGGCGCCTACCTAGGCGATGGGCTGATGGCTTTTTGCGATGCCAAAGACAGTCAAAAAAGGTTTATTGATGCGGCTTATAAAATTCTTGAGATGAGAGAGAAGAAAGACATGTTCTACAAGAAGAATTGGCGAAGCTCATTTAATATTTGCATTGGCGTTCAAACGGGATTTGCTTCGCTGGGTTACTTTCCATGCAAAGAGTTTCGTCACTGCACAGCGATGGGGGACACAGTTAACTTGGCATCGCGTTTTTGTAGCTTAGCAGAGACTAATTCAATCTGTGCCGATCAAGGTTTCTATCTCGAGAACAAGGGGGCTATAACGAACTTTAAGCTGACTCCCAAAACTTCATTAAATTCAATAAAAGGCTATGAGGGAGAACAGTTCAACCTAGTTCATGCTACCCCAAAATTATACAATGAGCCCAGTCACGATTTATGCCCCAATTGCAGTGGCTTGATTGAGACCACCTCGCTTTTCGACGAGCACGAGATCCGCAAGTGCAATGTTTGTGATTTTGGCAAACTCTCGCCGGTAACTTTTCAATTGAGAGGCCTTCGCCACCTGAAAAATCGGATGCGTTATTTATTTCGCCATCGATGGTGGAGCAATCTGAATCTTCAGATAACTGGAAGTTTCATTAGTTAA